The genomic interval TGTTCACTTAATGTTTTATGGTAGATGTTTATAAATGATACCTAATCAAATACATGATGTTTATGATGATCATTTGTGACCTTTTGTCCTATAGTTTGTGGAGAAGGCATTTACTGATACAGGCAAATATTATCTCTGGCCTTCCTCATGACTTATGTAACACTTTaaatattaacccttaaatgcataccttgggtctttacagacccgggacctcattccaccccctgtacctcatacattttttagagttgtgcccacacctctttagtattcctcaatctatctctcaTAAACAGTGTAAtacaaaaaaatgccaaaattgccaCCAAAAAATTATAATGGTTTTGGTATAGAGTCTTTGGAGACCTGATGTAAGAGTGTCTGGGGTTTTTTTTTCACACTTCCATAAATTaccatttttatgattatttcatatttatttaagttgattataacaggatatctatttctttgtttattacaagagaaatgagtaatatattcatacaaataaatactatatcacattgatgtTCTGTGCAACAATGTATTACCAACAATGgagaattatcagtatcccatatgtgtgtacatatacatattatacaaattatttcttactcaaaatggtgctgatgtttcagtgatggatttgatttacatttgacattgctagctgACGAAAAAACAACACTGAATTAAACTTTAGCAAGTGTAAGTACATGcaggtgtactactgaaattatgtaagttgtgcatctatttaggttcaataagtgcctgagaaaatacatatgtgtaacatATGTgttacttatgtgtagcttatgtgtagattatgtgttatgtgtagctcaatatgtgtttgacagtcagttgcatctcatgcctttcagtgtgaaaataatgaatcctgttattcatcctgatttgttgcattatttcttagatttatgaaaaataaaacatcaaaatatatcaaaatatattttattttattattttccaattgtcttgaaaatattttgaaaattttacactttctgggcattttgtacatccattttttatataatttctgGGTCTCTAAAAACCCGAAAATgtagagtgtttgggaaaattaccatgcatttaagggttaacaatgttcagttttctttttttcttttttttttttttttttcagatcaaCTCCAAATCCTACTTCTCATTCTGtttcttttacattcattttacatTGCAGTGTAGTACAACTTGAATGGCACTAAGATTTACTTTGAAATCCAATGGATAATGCATAGAATTGAACACGAACAGGAAATGTGTGAGGACGTTTGCTGTACAGTAACATTGACAGGAAACTGTTATGGTAAttgctgtttgttttttcatatttcttttgGTAACATATCTAACCATCAATATAGCTGGCAAGGTATCTCCCTACAAGTCCTTCTAATCGTACACTGTCAtccttgtaataaaataaaaaactataaaaataaaaaaactgccataaaagttACTCATATTCCCCTAATAtactaaatgtaatataattataatactaTTAACATTTATTAGAAATACAATAGTTGTGTAACTAACTGTGCTGTCATGGTGTAATTACCGTAGTGAATGACACAATGTTTTCCTGTTCACCTCATCACTGCCATTTAGAATGTCAGGCTGTTTATTCTGGTTTCAACAAGCTTTGCACGGAGCCTTAAAGGTTTCCATATCTTGCAAAGATATCTGTGTTTACCAAATTGACTGCATGGGGTGAGCACTGCAGTTTTGTCTGCGCTGCGCGGATGGGCCAGTCCCGCTCTGCTCTTGCTCAACAGCCAGCAGATGCTGGGTAGCACCGTTTTGTCACATTTTGGAGTATTTGGTGTTTCCCATGTGCAGCATTAAATGACAGCATGACCATTTAGTCACATAAACATACTCTACCGACCTGCCGGCTGCTcgaccggcccaccgggaaacgTCCCGGTGCTCACAATGGCTAGTTTATCGCTGCTCAAATATAccgataattcaccattgtcacacagaaaatcaatgtgatatagtagttATTTgtgtgaatatagtactcatttgtcttgtaagaCACAAATAAATATCTATCCTGTGATAGCAAACGTGTATAGATATAAGATAATCATAAAATTATGATGGAAGTGCAAATAAGTGACACTATTACTTACACTGTCTCTGGCCTTTAATAACActgtacacttttggtaattagcagttataaaatatatatatatatatatatatatatatattcagggttgggagggttactttttaaatgtattcctctacagattacagaatacatgctgtaaaatgtaatttgtaacatattccgttagattactcaaggtcagtaacgtattctaaatactttggattacttcttcagcacttgtagattttttcacttgttttgaatataaaaactctgtcagtacagtaagacaaaatacacatgttaaaaatacattctctgaaaaacttaaatatcttatgcagtgctgtttctaaaacaagatgaatctaattgatcttgttttaaggatttttagatatttttacagtaaaacaatacaaatattattatcaagaatatgatttttgccctaatatcaaaggtctgactagaaaaaaagaaattatgatccaacgtgaattttcttgataaaaaaaatatgatcgtgcctggtaacgtgcatgtaaaatggctagaaatagcattttagcttagcgtaaagctgataatttacacaaggtttatttctatttcttcggctccaaacttacttcaaacttacttctctgtctgctcgtatgaatgtaacacatcataagaaagtgtttcactgctgttcaaatgcactttggatcacatcatttatatgtataaatgttttccatctgaaaggactaaatattaaatgaaacaaatgacaataaaatgcaaagtaatctcttcagtaatcaaaatactttttgaatgtaactgtattctaattaccaatgatttatattgtaactgtagtggaatacagttacttatattttgtattttaaatatgtaatcccgttacatgtatatatatatatatatatatatatatatacatacacactaatgtgcatgtaaacataatgTGCCGAATACTTTGGTAATGTGAGGCTTTTTTTGTCATGCAAAGAAGGCTCGTTGAATCTTGAAAGAGCTCAACTTTTAGAACTTGTTGTGTATGTAGCTATCTCTTTTTTTGAATGTCAAAGGGAGACATTAATGTTTTTCAAGAGCACAAATACACTGCCggcatggagcttttattttgaagcaacTCTGGCTTCACATGCCAATGATGCGACAAACCAAACCTGTGACAGCCCTCAACTGTGCGACCCAAAGGCGAATGCGATTACCAGGGAAATACGCTTTTAAATGCCGTATTTCTCAAGTAACCACCTTTCTTGAGGACTAATACTCCGGGTTGCGTCCGAGCTGTCTATTTGACTTTATATGCATCTGTGTGAAGCCTGTGTAAAAGCCACCACAAGCTCTTGTGTTAGCTCGCTTGCTAGTCAGCCTTTGTTCCACATCCAGACCAGTGTGGCCATCCTTTAGGATTCAGCCTTCAGCTCCTGCATGCCAACTTCGTATATAATTATTCTCGCAAATGAAACTCGTTGTATCGTTGGCGCCGTTGTACGTGGACTTTGTTTTGGGAGAAATCTAGCTTGCGTATGAATTGCGTCTTGGCTCGGTCTTGCACAGGTTGCGATGGAGCAATGCGCGGCTCCGCAGCTCGAGGGCTCAAGCACACGGGCTTCACCTCCAGACCCAGTGACGTGTCCTGAGAGCCCAGCGGGAAGCACTGGAGGGCACGCCGGGGAGACCGTCAAGGATGCGTACGAGTGTCGGATTTGTGGTTATAAAGCGCTAGACGTTAAATGCCTCAGTCAACATCTGCACGCCGCTCATCCAGTCACGAGCCTTTCGGACTCGATCTCGGTAAGGATTGAAGAAGATACACCAGAACAGGCGCGTGGCAAAGGTGTGCATGATGGGGAGACACCTTGCTTAAATGGTGAACTAAACTCACGACTGGAAAAGAGCCCTGTCAAGGATAGAGTAAGTAAATTTAAGTGTGCATGTCATTATTATGTAGGTACATGAGTGTGTGTTAGAGGCGTGGACCATTAGTATGGTCAAGAATAAAACATGTTCCCTATAGGTTTCTATTGTACGAAGACGTTTTAGTGCCACGTtaaaataaaacgtttttgaGAATAAACTAGAAGTTTCGAGAATAATTTCGTTACATGCGTCAATACTAATGTTTATGCCCAGAAtagatcatttaaaaataagtacaaatgcaattcacacagaagaattatttgaaaataactcgactatgatgaacatgttttcagtttctgagtttgtctcattaaaagctgaaattcttgaaaaaagaagcATGTAATGCATAATAATctctttttaatatttctttaaaaataagcagtgaagtaattgttttaaaattatctattaatttaaatattaattaaatttaatactagtttaatagtaataatttgttattaattaaaattttaaaaaggtATATGTGGTGTTATCAACACGAatttagccattttgttgtttgttcacaaaaaaaaaaaaaaaacaggacctATTTACAGCCACAGATAATTGACATTTTTTCTTAGAAActcatgatatttaaaaaaaaaaaactaaaataatattttaccttgaaaaatgtgtttgaaaacttttttgaaattaatgatagtcattaaataatgttttgtagAAAATACTGTATGCTCTGCTTTTCAAAACATTATGAAACCAAATTTGACATTTGTACTAACTTCACGTGTGTTTCAAACtaggaatgtgcaaaactaccaattttcataatcgactagttggTTGGATGTTTTCTGCTCagctatatataattataaataaatatatgaataataatgtataattatgcaCTCTTATGTTCACGTGACCCCAATCAGACACCCTTTAGAGAGATATACGgacactgaggctgcagtgggccaaccatctgtgtacctcagcagaaatcgagattcatcagaccaggctatgtttttccagtctttaactgtccagttttggtgagcctgtgcccactgcagcctcagctttctgttcttggctgacagaagtggaacccgatgtggtcttctgctgttgtagcccatctgcctcaaggtttgacatgttgtgcattctgagacagGGGCGGATCTACTGGGCTGGGatggggtggcaaatgccaccctaagaaaaataATTGCCACCCCACCccataagtatccaaatgtattaaatataaatgtaagtatattatcattgatttttacattgtgtaggggtttattcatgtcaaactgcctaaatTCTCACCGaatgcacaaatgactacagacccattgattgattacagcagcagcccATCACAGCATCGACCAATTGCCTACCTActataggcctttatcacagtctAGCACTTTAATGTTTAATAGTATCTGAGCGAGGTGATTATCAGCGCAATGTTTTCCCAGTTCACGAGGAGCTGCGCATGCTGTTCAGCTTACTCCCAGAGGATTATTGTGCTCAACTCAAGTCCGAAGAGACCgcgtttaaatgttttaatgtcgttgttttcactattgtaaatataatacagttgtagaCACTGGGACATTTTCATctctatgttttatttacattgcattcagTCGCGACTCGCGAGTGGATGCTTTAATCATCGTACTCAAACCATGAGGATATAACTCCACGTTTACAACGATTTAACTAGTTAATTTCTGTAATCGGACTCTGGGATGGAAACgtttctttatttgaacatttttaaatggatcttaTGTAATACATGGAGATTATAAGTAAGtaagtacatgaaagcaatgtgatcattatcaTCGCAAAAACTCTGTAGAATCATTACTCGgaatataagtttttttttttttttgtgacactgTATACACTtgtcttgttctaatgctctttaatgtgtaattgtactattgtttgtattcTTGCATTCCTCTAATAAAAAACTTAGTTATACTCTGTTAAGTGGTCCCTGCTtacatcctgtttaaaataataaaacaacatgacatAGTTTTTCTGTACTCATTATCCGTAATGATTGTAAAGTGAGGTAGGTCGGTTTAGATGAAGTATTTGAGattaattgtacataaaataggcCATAATAATTCTGCGCTGTGGGCACTGCCATTGAAAAAGACTGCAGCGGAAGTTGTTTTACACTACTAAGCGAAGCTTCCACTCTGCAAACGcggaagtgtgataaaggcctattgtagcgtgtgtacagtgtttgggctgatgagcttatttcctcaagaacaatgaccacatggacaaatatgtgaaaaaaagagttaaaagatgaatttctcagttgtttccaagtattcaccgaatgattattagatacattgctgtcagttatgggttgagatgggtgagacgtgtcctcaccactttttgaaattgctttcatcaggtatgtgtataatccacatgaaacatctccagttcttgagttggagtttctatttcatctgtgtgtgttttgactgacGATCGGCACTTGAAtgagttattttgaatgttatgataattGTTCGTTGCAGCTTTTATCAGTGtcatttagtgtcagcagttttgccGCAGCTCGCGCTCTTTTCCGTGTCCCCCATTGTTCTGAccttctcggccgtattgtttgtgtgtatgtagtgtgtgtgtttgtgtgtgttgtctatttctctttctctccctctctcttaattgcTCACAGGTGTGGGGtatccaggtgagctgattgttgatcGGGCGCACCGGTGCccagtgtgtttcctccctatataaacggagtgtttcatggctgggttgtgtgatgggAGATGGTTGTTCATGAGCTGCGTCATCTTGTTCATGCGCGCTTAGGCTCATTCTGGGTTCCTGCTGCTGGAGCGGAGAGActgtggttgtcgctgtctgaatttCAGAGTTCGCAGTtctttcatatacagaactgtcaataaatgtgtctgtttcTGCTACTCTCGTCTACCCGCATCTGTTATTgcgttttatttttcaaatgtaacacccatccactgacatacagatgcgatattgttttattaaaatagaaAGTTATATTTAGGCAAATTAGAATCCAAAACCAAAAAGTTATTACTAGATCAGTCATTCATGTGCTGATCAAggtattcatctactgactaacaaaatcccaattatcatattatgtgaaatttatttgggtgcttgaatcggTCGTTAAGTATGACTTttgatcaaaacaggtaatttaaaagaatcttttactgtACATAACATAATATTCATGagcactgccccccacagtacaattttctgtacagtttatttttatttagacctaaatttgtgttaatgttccctttcaaatggcttattccagctgttacaaaggtgataggcctacaggactttattagcagaataacatgggatatgcatgcactctccatccatgggtacataTAACAAAGGTGGTGATGTTTAGTCCAGATTGACGGTTCTATATGTGAAGcataggaacatttagaattgattGATGTGTTTAATTGACAATGTCTTAGTGCTCAGGTGGTAGAAATTTTGTTACTTattttattatgcaaaaaaaaaacattaatgttgGCAAATCggtagcaaaatggttactatgtggttcctgtggaaatgcagttgtatcacaaattcatggacatttataatttgatagtgactccaattaatgaactagtacttgttgcaatgaagcttggtaccttgatCCATAAGAACTATGCATGTTGCTTGCTgtagtgttgccacccctcatagtctgcttgccaccccataaaaaatTTCTAGATTCGCCCCtgttctgagatgatattctgctcactacaattgtacagaggttttctgagttaccgtagcctttctgtcagctcgaactagtctggccattccctgttgaccgcagaactgccgctcactggatttttgtttttggcaccataccggctacgttcacacagtcagtagCGTACAGTAGCAGTTTGAATACggtctgtatgaacgaacaaccaaagtcacaaccgtattctaacaGTTGTAACCATAGTGACTGTGATTAAAAGATGGGGACGTCCAtaacactggcatgtcttatcacaattgcCGCCAATCGAGGCGTGAGTttatccatcagatcataattaactgacagcggctttgaatgctttttaactgcATGCAGCTTTTGTGTCGCACGGCTCGTGTCCGCGAGCAGCCGGTGGAAAACAGCGTCTGAATCTTCGGATGACACGCAGCTCATTTCTCCATCTCCGTGAGTTAAAAAACCCCCACATGAACCACACGAGTCACATGCTTGTACAGTGCACTGTGTCTCTTACTGTACataactaacaactagttgtccagtacagTTCTGTTCACACAGAACAGGTTTGCCAAGAATGCGattgtgagacctgaaaatttgcggatgtcctgtgtgtgaacgtaaccgtattaagcactcaaaacagaatacatttcaaaatatcactgtcctggtcacaaaagaaaagtttgtggggaataatagccattttctatacttttgaggcataagcaattaggaaataacacttactaccaaggaacaaaaattgtgttacatagtgttattattattgaaataaacGGTAGTAAATTATTTCTGTTAAAATTTAGCAGGCGGCAGTGCTAAACTGTCTCAAGTCTTTacttagtgtaaaaaaaaaaaaaaaaaaactgaaggaaGTTCATTGTTGTTTCTGTTGACAACAGTTTTGGCAGGTTCTGGTGCTCCATCCAAACCTTGGTGCCATGGGTTTACTTGAGATTTTCTAGACacttgtaatggccaaacatacctacaattatgcaaatgtgcaatGAGGTAAATCTGGAGTGCTTTTTAGCACGTTCATCACACGTTAGCGACACGCACGTACCAAAGGTGTATAATGAGAGCACGAGATGGAATTCATGGCTGTTGAGCTCAGAACCGCTATAAAACCGCTGCAACCAAAGTTTATTCAGTTGACTTGCTgcgtaatcagttaatggctgaaCAGAGTTGTTGAATgactggtctcagaatagtttgAAAGGCACCAGATTTTCTTCCAACCTCCACATAGTCTCCGAAGGCAGCATGTTCCAGCTTTCTAATGCAAACCTTGTATCAATCAAAGTGATATATGAAACATACTCGTAAACATCTGTGGTTACGTATGTCAGTGCATGCTCGAAACTGAAAAAGTGATTGGTCAGTGGTGAACTTCTGAAGAGAGCTCGATTGATCAAGTGAGGTGAAAATAGACTAAAAAGCGCTTGTAATTTGACCTATCATCTTAAGACACAGCCTATTGTAAAAATGagcaacaatttgcaactttagctggctgatcatttctgtttgctagctcactaatatcaCAGACGATTATGTTTAATTAACCATGAGAGGCAGAAATTGTGATCGCGATTAAAAATAcgataattgtgcagccctactgttgtgcgtgaaaatcccaggagatcagcagttacagaaatactcaaaccagcccgtctggcatcatgaaatttttcccaattctgatggttgatttgaacattaactgaagctcctgacccctatatgcatgattttatgcattgcacgattggctaattaaataataacataagtaggtgtacaagtgttactaataaagtgatCACTGAGTATATACAATATGTgctacatacactcactgagcactttattaggtaccacagccaatagtgtggcagcagtgcaatacatgaaattattcagatacgggtcaggagattcagttaatattcacatcaaccatcagaatggggaaaaatgtgatctcagtgatttcaacagtggcatgattgttggtgccagacgtactcaaaccagcccatctacaacttctgatctcctggaattttcacacacaacagtctctagaatttactcctaatggtgccaaaaacaaaaaacatccagtgagtgacagttctgaggatggaaatgccttgatgagagatcagtagagaatggccagactggttcgagctgacaaagtctacgttaactcagataatcactctgtacaattgaagtgagcagaatagcatctcagactgCACATCATGTCGAACATTGAGTCggacgttgggcactttattagtaccatagtgtccctaataaagttctcagagACTCTGAAATTTTAAGAGATGAAAGGAAATGACAtccttttcacattttcacttcaACTTTAATAATCAGAGAGAATTTGTCATCTtgtacatttattcatatttttgtttcTCAATCCCTTCAGCCAATCACCCATGACGAATCTGAATCTGCTTCACTTCAGAACCCTGAAGATTCAAATGAGACCTTATCTTCCATGGAGGCCCAAGAAGAAGAAGAGAGGATGGAATTCTCGCCTGCCCCCAAAGCCACTGAGAGCTTAACGCCTGTATTACCTCAGGAGAAGTTCCCTTGCTCTTCAATGTCTAAGCAGGCTTGCCAAAAGAGGCAAAATGCCTCCTCTTGCACATCGACCCACAACAAAACTAACCTGGTCTGTCTCCCATTGGTATCAGATGGATTAAAACTTATTTGGGTGCGCTCTGAGCAGATCCATGAGCTGGATGCTGTGTCAGAACTTGTGGAAGCATTTAACGAATTCCCATACCCTACGCCACAGGAGGCAAGTGCTCTAGCTCGAAGATGTGCATTACCACCAGAGCGGGTTAAAGCATGGTTCATGATGCAACGGGTACGCTACGGAATCAGCTGGGGTGACGACGATATCCAGGAAACACGACGCAAGCTGTGGTgcattcagaagagaaaggtagTAGAGGAATGTGTGGAACTAAACGATGAGGAGGATGAGCTGCAGGATATTTCAGGAAATGAGAGGAACCTAGACAGACAGCAGCAGGCAGATAAACCGCCACCCGTAGCCGAGGCCCATATTTATCAGAGAGACCACACCCCCAAACCCAGCCACACTGTTCCTCAGCACAGCACCAGTGACCAGCACCGCTTTGATGTTAGTCAGTACAATAAAACTGCCCAATCCAACAATGGTGTTCAGCAGTTGTTCAATTCTAATGTTGTGTACAATAATGGTGTTCAGCTCTCATCCCAAGTTCCACAATTTATTACTCAGTTCCAGACTAACAGTAGAAACTTAACCCCTCATAATACTGGAGTCCAACTCATTGATGCCCATGGACAATCACAATACATGattatgaataaccaacactcggCAGCTCCGTACCATTCAGGACCACACCAACTTTCTGAGCTTTCAAAGTCTTTGCACAGCCTTCCGGGGAAGAAATCTAAAGCTCAGCTGATGACCCTGCGCCGCAGTTTTGTTCGGAAGTCATGGCCCACTGACGCAGAAGTCGAACGCCTTCAGGGAGCGACCGGACTGAATCGCCGTGAAATTCGGAAATGGTTTGCCGATAGCCGCTATCAGCTTCGCAGGAATGGCCGGGCTTGGATAGCCAAGCTTGCAAAGCTGAATCGGTCATTTCAACAAACTCAACAGAACTCTCAGAGCGAGCTGCAGAATGATGTTTTACCTAGTGGGAGTTTCTATAGCAACAGTGAGGTTGCAAACACTGAGGTG from Myxocyprinus asiaticus isolate MX2 ecotype Aquarium Trade chromosome 1, UBuf_Myxa_2, whole genome shotgun sequence carries:
- the homezb gene encoding homeobox and leucine zipper encoding b codes for the protein MEQCAAPQLEGSSTRASPPDPVTCPESPAGSTGGHAGETVKDAYECRICGYKALDVKCLSQHLHAAHPVTSLSDSISVRIEEDTPEQARGKGVHDGETPCLNGELNSRLEKSPVKDRPITHDESESASLQNPEDSNETLSSMEAQEEEERMEFSPAPKATESLTPVLPQEKFPCSSMSKQACQKRQNASSCTSTHNKTNLVCLPLVSDGLKLIWVRSEQIHELDAVSELVEAFNEFPYPTPQEASALARRCALPPERVKAWFMMQRVRYGISWGDDDIQETRRKLWCIQKRKVVEECVELNDEEDELQDISGNERNLDRQQQADKPPPVAEAHIYQRDHTPKPSHTVPQHSTSDQHRFDVSQYNKTAQSNNGVQQLFNSNVVYNNGVQLSSQVPQFITQFQTNSRNLTPHNTGVQLIDAHGQSQYMIMNNQHSAAPYHSGPHQLSELSKSLHSLPGKKSKAQLMTLRRSFVRKSWPTDAEVERLQGATGLNRREIRKWFADSRYQLRRNGRAWIAKLAKLNRSFQQTQQNSQSELQNDVLPSGSFYSNSEVANTEVGFEVDVGDDDEEGADNQSVETREEVSDEGEFDDGNASIQQNPADRSPSPSAPSPSSFTHGRVESSVRLRKKTREQLEILRQSFLRCQWPTSDDYMILQQKTGLTRTEIIQWYGDTRYHIKHNQMRWMTSQERQRIIEVITQQQKRGGKYSRARVLMEGMGSGLSLGDSSLINGGGGGETATWDDLFRGSTPVLP